Proteins encoded together in one Falco biarmicus isolate bFalBia1 chromosome 4, bFalBia1.pri, whole genome shotgun sequence window:
- the SP8 gene encoding transcription factor Sp8, whose protein sequence is MATSLLGEEPRVGSTPLAMLAATCNKIGSPSPSPSALSDSASSFGKGFHPWKRSSSSSSSSAGSCGAVGSGLPGFGVAAAARNGSSAAAAAAAAAALVSDSFSCGGSPGSSAFSLTSSSAAAASSPFANDYSVFQAPGSAGGGGGGGGGGGGAAGQEAAAHQPVFISKVHTSVEGLQGIYPRVGMAHPYESWFKPSHPGLAAGEVGSAGASSWWDVGAGWIDVQSPNGAAALPGSLHPAAGGLQTSLHSPLGGYNSDYSGLGHSAFSSGASSHLLSPAGQHLMDGFKPVLPGSYPDSAPSPLAGAGGSMLGGGPAAPLAASPRSSARRYSGRATCDCPNCQEAERLGPAGASLRRKGLHSCHIPGCGKVYGKTSHLKAHLRWHTGERPFVCNWLFCGKRFTRSDELQRHLRTHTGEKRFACPVCNKRFMRSDHLSKHVKTHSGPGGAGGPGGGGPGGGPGSGGKKGSDTDSEHSAAGSPPCHSPELLPPPEPGHRNGLE, encoded by the exons ATGGCAACTTCACTTCTAGGG GAGGAACCGCGGGTAGGCTCCACGCCGCTGGCCATGCTCGCCGCGACCTGCAACAAGatcggcagccccagcccctcgccgTCCGCCCTCTCGGACAGCGCGTCCTCCTTCGGCAAAGGCTTCCACCCCTGGAAacgctcctcctcctcctcctcgtcctcGGCGGGCAGCTGCGGCGCCGTGGGCTCCGGCCTCCCGGGCTTCGGCGTGGCGGCCGCGGCGCGCAACGGCtcctcggcggcggcggcggcggcggcggcggccgccctCGTCTCGGACTCGTTCAGCTGCGGCGGCTCGCCGGGCTCCAGCGCCTTCTCCCTCACCTCCAGCAGCGCGGCGGCCGCCAGCTCGCCCTTCGCCAACGACTACTCCGTCTTCCAGgcgccgggcagcgccggcggcggcggcggcggcggcggcggcggcggcggggcagcgggaCAGGAAGCGGCGGCGCACCAGCCCGTCTTCATCTCCAAGGTGCACACGTCggtggaggggctgcagggcatcTACCCGCGGGTGGGCATGGCGCACCCCTACGAGTCCTGGTTCAAGCCCTCGCACCCGGGGCTGGCCGCCGGCGAGGTGGGCTCGGCGGGCGCCTCCAGCTGGTGGGACGTGGGCGCCGGCTGGATCGACGTGCAGAGCCCCAAcggggcggccgcgctgcccggcTCGCTGCACCCGGCGGCCGGCGGGCTGCAGACCTCGCTCCACTCGCCGCTGGGCGGCTACAACTCGGATTACTCGGGCCTCGGCCACTCGGCCTTCAGCAGCGGCGCCTCCTCGCACCTCCTCAGTCCCGCCGGGCAGCACCTCATGGACGGATTTAAGCCGGTGCTGCCCGGCTCCTACCCGGACTCGGCCCCCTCGCCGCTGGCCGGCGCCGGGGGCTCCATGCtgggcggcggccccgccgcacCGCTGGCCGCCTCGCCGCGCTCCTCTGCCCGCCGCTACTCGGGCCGCGCCACCTGCGACTGCCCCAACTGCCAGGAGGCCGAGCGgctggggccggcgggggccAGCCTGCGGCGCAAGGGGCTGCACAGCTGCCACATCCCCGGCTGCGGCAAGGTCTACGGCAAGACCTCGCACCTGAAGGCGCACCTGCGCTGGCACACGGGCGAGCGGCCCTTCGTCTGCAACTGGCTCTTCTGCGGCAAGCGCTTCACCCGCTCCGACGAGCTGCAGCGGCACCTGCGGACCCACACGGGCGAGAAGCGCTTCGCCTGCCCCGTCTGCAACAAGCGCTTCATGCGCAGCGACCACCTCAGCAAGCACGTCAAGACCCACagcggccccggcggcgccggcggccccggcggcggcggccccggcggcggccccggctcCGGCGGCAAGAAGGGCAGCGACACCGACAGCGAGCACAGCGCGGCCGGCAGCCCGCCCTGCCACTCCCCGGAGCTGCTGCCGCCCCCCGAGCCCGGCCACCGCAATGGCCTGGAGTGA